The genome window GCTCTCAGCGCACGCTCAGGCGGATGCGATCTGATAAACCTCGGTCCGGCGAACGAGGAGGAGCCGAGATGAGTGATCTATTCACGCGTCGCCGGATGCTCCAGCTCGGACTCGCAGTGCCGGCGGCGCTGTTGGTCGCGTGCAGCAGCGACGGCGAACCCGTGGCACAGACCACTCCCACGGCCACGGATCCGAACAGCACGCCCGCGACGACGGCCCCAACGACCCTGACCCCGACACCGTCCTGCGACGACGGCGACGATGCGACCCCGGCTCAGACGGAAGGTCCGTACTTCACGCCGAACTCGCCCGAGCGCTCGTCGCTCCTCGGATCTGGCGTGAGTGGCACGCATCTCCTGCTCACCGGCGCCGTTGTGGCAACCGATTGCAGGCCGGTCGCGCAGGCGCTCGTCGACTTCTGGCAGGCCGACGACTCCGGCGCGTACGACAACAGCGGGTACAAGCTTCGCGGACATCAATTCACCGACGCGCAAGGCCGCTATTCGCTCACGACGATCATGCCCGGCATCTATCCCGGTCGCACCCGCCACATCCACGTGAAGGTTCAGGCGCCGGGAGAGTCGATCCTCACGACCCAGCTCTACTTCCCCGGCCAGGCCGGGAACGCGAGCGACGGCATCTACCGCAAGGAATGCGAGATGGATATCGCCGACGCCGCGAACGGAAAGGCCGGCACTTTCACCTTCGTCCTCGACGTCTAGCACTCGGTTTGGTTGCGGCGAGGCCGCTCACTATCCTTTCCGCGTGCCCGACGACCTCGCACGACTCGACGCGCTCTCGCAAGCAGATCTCGTCCGCCGGAAAGAGCTCACCCCGCTCGAACTCGTCGACGCGGCGATCGCACGCATCGAGAAGCTCGACCCCGAGATAAACGCGGTCATCCACCGCCGCTTCGAGCGCGCGCGCGAGGAGGCCGCCGGGCCGTTGCCCGACGGCCTGTTCCGCGGTGTCCCCACCCTGGTG of Actinomycetota bacterium contains these proteins:
- a CDS encoding dioxygenase; amino-acid sequence: MSDLFTRRRMLQLGLAVPAALLVACSSDGEPVAQTTPTATDPNSTPATTAPTTLTPTPSCDDGDDATPAQTEGPYFTPNSPERSSLLGSGVSGTHLLLTGAVVATDCRPVAQALVDFWQADDSGAYDNSGYKLRGHQFTDAQGRYSLTTIMPGIYPGRTRHIHVKVQAPGESILTTQLYFPGQAGNASDGIYRKECEMDIADAANGKAGTFTFVLDV